Below is a genomic region from Leucobacter exalbidus.
CTCGATGCTCACAAACTGAGTTTCTACGGCGAGGGTGTCGTCGCTGTCGACGAGGGGAACGAACTGCGCGGGGATGATCGCGGTGTCAATTTCTGCGGGGCGACGACCCAGCGCGGGGTCAGGAAACCAGGCGTCCAGTGCGGTGCCGTCTGCTGCGATTGTCGTGATTCCCTGGGCCCAAGCCCACCTCGAATGTGTCATAACCTCTATCGTAAACGCGCGCGCTATTCTTAAACGCATGAGCGCATCTTCGCACCTCCCACTTGATCCCAGCCAAGGCTCAGTCTCGCTCACCAGGCAGCTGTGTGACATCAGTTCGGTGTCGGGCGATGAGGGCCGCATCGCCGACGCCGTCGAAGCGCTGCTGCGTGCACAGGCCCCGCACCTGACGGTGCTGCGCGACGGTGACACGATCATCGCGCGCACGACGCTGGGCCGCGCCCAGAGCGTCGCGATCGCGGGCCATCTCGATACGGTGCCGATCAACGAGAATCTGCCGACCTGGGAAGCTCCGGATCCGGCGACGGGTGAGCCGATGCTGTGGGGCCGCGGCACAGTCGACATGAAGGCCGGTGTCGCGGTGCAGCTGTTGCTCGCCGTCGAGCTCACCGAGCCCGAGGTCGATCTCGTGTGGGTCTGGTACGACCATGAAGAGGTGGCGTCAGACCTCAGCGGGCTGGGCCGAGTGATGCGGGCGCACCCCGAACTCTTCGACGTTGACTTCGCGATTCTGGGTGAACCGTCAAACGGCACCATCGAGGGCGGCTGCAACGGCACCCTGCGGGCCCGTGCGACCTTCCACGGCACGCGCGCGCACTCCGCGCGCAGTTGGATGGGGGTCAACGCGATTCATCGCGCAGGGGCCCTGCTCGAGAAACTCAGCGCGTACGAGGCCGAACGCATTGTGGTTGACGGGCTCGAATACCGCGAGGGGCTCAACGCCGTGGGCATCGAGGGGGGTATCGCCGGCAACGTGATTCCAGATCGCTGCACCGTTGAAGT
It encodes:
- the dapE gene encoding succinyl-diaminopimelate desuccinylase, whose product is MSASSHLPLDPSQGSVSLTRQLCDISSVSGDEGRIADAVEALLRAQAPHLTVLRDGDTIIARTTLGRAQSVAIAGHLDTVPINENLPTWEAPDPATGEPMLWGRGTVDMKAGVAVQLLLAVELTEPEVDLVWVWYDHEEVASDLSGLGRVMRAHPELFDVDFAILGEPSNGTIEGGCNGTLRARATFHGTRAHSARSWMGVNAIHRAGALLEKLSAYEAERIVVDGLEYREGLNAVGIEGGIAGNVIPDRCTVEVNYRFAPSRSADDASAFVREFLSAADEVEIVDLAPGARPGLDAALVQRFVAAVGQTPTAKFGWTDVSRFAAIGIPAVNFGPGNASLAHADDERVSPMQIVETEKALRSWLN